The following proteins are co-located in the Nitrospinota bacterium genome:
- a CDS encoding alkaline phosphatase family protein, translated as MWARQKGAILFFLALLIFSTAIAYAGFGLLAIQNHVEYGEINPPSSLVPPRGRMLVILLDSARKDFTFSDHMPFISSLREYGAWGISEVASVPLTIAGDLAIFSGTLASPFAFFEDFQASATASDNLFQRVTQQNRRAVIFSSDVMHGAYGKYTDLTAFKPRFFLFSQYRKDARYLFNQAYGFLKKEKWDLAVVQFITLDYIGHLETPRSPKYPPTLRIIDDYVRQLVNLTTDKDVVLITAEHGMDDNGFHVDRTEMVMETPFILLGPRVKKGGPTKVLQIDWAPTLSILAGVSPFYESPALPALDLLKLPAEDKSMMIKLLSKVITGTSTPMTLNELRDKRLANMGRKGSSPMGVFMVSATLLSMALLAYVSLSDGDLGWTVRSRIWLIGGGILGLCALIGIEFYVGVSDYVSSHLPFSANLIFANPWQVAAAFALIAALPMFYVRLFGKRNSSLEDGLLLFLFTLLFTGGFLSANPYHPLNWLVFSIPLVAWGLSRRPVWILLFGAFWIGLAIRRLTFYNVYTPISLPDRWLLAAGVLVVGFSFLWWRLREDPERISTLSNGLLLFVPGVAAIAWPSTVEVRTILLVLLLIPVALVSLKKPITRDVWLSLWVVFFYLGTSSNINHTTHIVALPILIAIWVAARGTSAVARGIMISLFIWAFYLLPGNGFGLKLIELTDQFILGSAMTEHIERTVLVIASRYILPATVLLWGMTWADSGASTVSMVSTALLPALCGIGVRLSILVSTAYVGLPWEELARLPVLLGYFVAVISAFLIVASVKSVTKLLWSQALAINHTLSRKV; from the coding sequence TTGTGGGCAAGACAAAAAGGTGCCATTTTATTCTTTTTGGCTCTGCTCATTTTTTCGACCGCGATTGCTTACGCAGGCTTCGGTCTCCTAGCTATTCAGAATCACGTAGAATATGGAGAAATCAATCCTCCTTCGTCATTGGTTCCGCCGCGTGGGAGAATGTTGGTAATTCTGTTAGATTCCGCACGCAAGGACTTCACGTTCAGCGACCACATGCCATTTATTTCCAGCCTTCGAGAATACGGCGCGTGGGGCATCTCCGAGGTGGCCTCCGTCCCGCTAACAATTGCGGGCGACCTAGCAATATTCTCTGGAACCCTGGCAAGTCCCTTCGCCTTCTTTGAAGATTTTCAAGCATCAGCAACGGCTTCTGATAACCTTTTTCAACGTGTAACTCAACAAAACAGGCGAGCCGTAATTTTTAGTTCCGACGTTATGCACGGGGCCTACGGTAAGTACACTGATCTTACCGCATTTAAGCCTCGATTTTTTCTCTTTAGTCAGTACCGCAAGGACGCGAGGTACCTATTCAATCAGGCTTACGGTTTTCTCAAGAAAGAAAAATGGGATCTTGCAGTGGTTCAATTCATCACTTTGGATTACATCGGACATCTTGAAACTCCACGATCCCCTAAGTATCCACCTACTCTACGAATTATTGACGATTATGTGCGCCAACTTGTCAATTTGACCACAGACAAGGACGTTGTATTGATTACGGCTGAACACGGGATGGATGACAATGGTTTTCATGTGGACCGTACTGAGATGGTGATGGAAACCCCGTTTATTCTCTTAGGCCCCCGCGTGAAAAAAGGGGGACCGACGAAAGTTCTACAAATAGACTGGGCTCCAACCCTCTCCATATTGGCGGGCGTGTCTCCGTTCTACGAATCCCCGGCTTTGCCAGCCCTAGATTTGCTCAAACTACCTGCCGAAGACAAGTCTATGATGATAAAGCTGCTTTCTAAGGTAATAACTGGGACTTCAACCCCCATGACGCTGAATGAGCTTCGCGATAAGAGGCTGGCCAACATGGGAAGAAAAGGCTCATCACCCATGGGAGTATTTATGGTATCGGCCACCTTGTTATCCATGGCGCTTCTGGCATATGTCTCCCTTTCCGATGGTGATCTCGGATGGACCGTGCGTTCCAGGATTTGGCTGATTGGGGGCGGGATACTTGGTCTCTGCGCGCTCATCGGCATTGAGTTCTACGTGGGAGTATCGGACTACGTCTCCTCTCATCTGCCTTTCAGCGCCAATTTAATTTTCGCTAATCCTTGGCAGGTGGCGGCCGCTTTTGCGCTCATTGCGGCTTTGCCAATGTTCTATGTTCGACTCTTCGGCAAGAGGAACTCCAGCCTGGAAGATGGGCTGCTCTTGTTTCTTTTTACGCTTCTCTTCACGGGGGGGTTTCTATCTGCCAATCCGTATCATCCCCTCAACTGGTTGGTGTTTAGCATCCCCTTGGTGGCGTGGGGGTTGTCCCGCCGTCCCGTTTGGATTCTGCTCTTCGGTGCGTTTTGGATCGGCCTCGCCATCAGAAGGCTGACGTTCTACAACGTATACACTCCCATCAGCTTACCTGACAGATGGCTTCTGGCCGCAGGCGTCCTGGTAGTAGGTTTCTCCTTTCTATGGTGGAGGTTAAGGGAAGACCCGGAGAGAATAAGCACTCTTAGCAATGGACTATTATTGTTTGTCCCTGGTGTAGCGGCTATTGCCTGGCCTTCTACCGTAGAAGTACGGACCATTCTACTGGTACTGTTATTAATTCCGGTGGCATTAGTCAGCTTGAAGAAACCAATAACCAGAGATGTTTGGTTGTCCCTGTGGGTTGTCTTCTTCTATCTTGGGACTTCCAGTAATATTAATCACACGACTCACATTGTCGCGCTACCCATTCTCATTGCCATTTGGGTAGCTGCAAGGGGAACATCAGCGGTGGCGAGAGGCATAATGATTAGTCTGTTTATATGGGCCTTCTACCTATTGCCGGGTAACGGGTTTGGTTTAAAGCTTATAGAACTGACCGACCAATTTATCCTCGGTTCCGCGATGACGGAACATATTGAACGGACGGTTCTTGTGATTGCCAGCCGATATATCCTTCCTGCTACGGTTCTTCTTTGGGGAATGACGTGGGCCGATTCGGGTGCTTCAACGGTATCGATGGTCTCTACCGCGTTGTTGCCAGCCCTTTGTGGAATAGGTGTTAGGCTAAGCATATTGGTTTCAACCGCTTATGTCGGTCTCCCGTGGGAGGAACTTGCTCGACTTCCTGTTCTTCTTGGATACTTCGTGGCCGTCATCAGCGCGTTTCTAATCGTGGCGTCGGTCAAGTCAGTCACTAAGCTCCTTTGGTCTCAGGCCCTAGCTATCAATCACACTCTCTCCAGGAAGGTATGA